In a single window of the Oryctolagus cuniculus chromosome 2, mOryCun1.1, whole genome shotgun sequence genome:
- the MOGS gene encoding mannosyl-oligosaccharide glucosidase isoform X2 → MARGERRRRAAQAEGTRTVERAARGGPARRGGGSQGAPGRAALAIVVLFLALGLSGRWMLTWYRARRAVTLHSAPPALPPDSSSPAVAPDLFWGTYRPHVYFGMKTRSPQPLLTGLMWAQQGATPGTPKLRHTCEQGDGVGPFGWEFHDGLSFGRQHIQDGALRLTTEFVKRPGGQHGGDWSWRVTVEPQASGTSALPLVSLFFYVVTDGKEVLLPEVGAKGQLKFISGHTSELGDFRLTLMPPTSPGDTAPKYGSYNVFWSSNPGLALLTEMVKSRLNSWFQHRPPGAPPERYLGLPASLKWEDSSPSGRGQGQGQFLIQQVTLKVPFSLELVFESGSAQAAGNQALERLAGSSLTQALESHAAAFRMRFEKTFQLGKKGLSPGEQALGHAALSGLLGGVGYFYGQGLVLPDMGLEGSEHKLDPALFPPVPLFSAVPSRSFFPRGFLWDEGFHQLVVQRWDPRLTREALGHWLGLLNADGWIGREQILGDEARARVPPEFLVQRAAHANPPTLLLPIAHMLSGGDPADLAFLQRAFPRLYAWFSWLHQSQAGPVPLSYRWRGRDSALPTLLNPKTLPSGLDDYPRASHPSAMERHLDLRCWVALGARVLTQLAEQLGEMEAAAELGSLAASLEAEESLNELHWASELGVFADFGNHTKAVQLKPRPPQGLVRVVGRPHPRLQYVDALGYVTLFPLLLRLLDPKSSHLGPLLDVLADSRHLWSPYGLRSLAASSSFYGQRNSEHDPPYWRGAVWLNINYLALGALHHYGHLEGPHQARAAKLHSELRANVVGNVWRQYQATGFLWEQYSDRDGRGMGCRPFQGWTSLVLLAMAEDY, encoded by the exons ATGGCTCGGGGCGAGCGGCGGCGGCGCGCAGCGCAGGCGGAGGGAACGCGTACAGTCGAGAGGGCGGCTCGGGGCGGCCCCGCGAGACGGGGCGGCGGGTCCCAAGGCGCTCCAGGgcgagcagctctggccatcgtggtcCTGTTTCTGGCTCTGGGACTTTCGGGGCGCTGGATGCTGACGTGGTACCGTGCGCGACGGGCGGTCACGCTGCACTCCGCGCCCCCAGCGCTGCCCCCTGACTCCTCCAGTCCCGCTGTAGCCCCGGATCTCTTCTGGGGCACTTACCGCCCTCACGTCTACTTCGGCATGAAGACTCGCAGCCCGCAACCCCTCCTCACCG GACTGATGTGGGCGCAGCAGGGCGCCACCCCGGGGACCCCTAAGCTCAGGCACACGTGTGAGCAGGGGGACGGCGTGGGTCCCTTTGGCTGGGAGTTCCATGACGGCCTCTCCTTCGGGCGGCAACACATCCAGGATGGGGCCTTAAGGCTCACCACTGAGTTCGTCAAGAGGCCTGGGGGTCAGCACGGAGGGGACTGGAGCTGGAGAGTGACTGTAGAGCCTCAG GCCTCAGGTACCTCTGCCCTCCCTTTGGTCTCCCTGTTCTTCTATGTGGTGACAGATGGCAAGGAAGTCCTACTACCAGAGGTCGGGGCCAAGGGGCAGTTGAAATTCATCAGTGGGCATACCAGTGAACTTGGTGACTTCCGTCTTACACTTATGCCACCAACCAGCCCAGGGGATACTGCCCCCAAGTATGGCAG CTACAATGTCTTCTGGTCCTCCAACCCAGGACTGGCCTTGCTGACAGAAATGGTGAAGAGTCGCCTAAATAGCTGGTTTCAGCATCggcccccaggggctcctcctgAACGCTACCTTGGCTTGCCAGCATCTCTGAAATGGGAGGATAGCAGCCCAAGTGGGCGAGGGCAAGGACAAGGCCAGTTCTTGATACAGCAGGTGACACTGAAAGTCCCCTTCTCTTTGGAGTTGGTGTTTGAGTCAGGTAGTGCCCAGGCAGCAGGAAACCAAGCCCTGGAGAGACTGGCAGGCAGCTCgctgacccaggccctggagagccATGCCGCCGCGTTCAGAATGCGCTTTGAGAAGACCTTCCAGCTAGGGAAGAAGGGCCTGAGCCCTGGCGAGCAGGCTTTAGGTCACGCTGCCCTCAGCGGCCTCCTGGGTGGAGTTGGCTACTTCTacggacaggggctggtgctgccggACATGGGGCTGGAAGGGTCTGAGCACAAGCTCGACCCAGCCCTCTTTCCACCTGTCCCCCTTTTCTCAGCAGTGCCTTCGCGGTCATTCTTCCCACGAGGCTTCCTTTGGGATGAGGGCTTTCACCAGCTGGTGGTGCAGCGGTGGGATCCCCGCCTCACTCGGGAGGCCCTAGGCCACTGGTTGGGGCTGCTCAATGCCGATGGCTGGATTGGGCGGGAACAAATACTTGGGGATGAGGCCCGAGCCCGGGTGCCCCCAGAATTCCTGGTGCAGCGGGCAGCCCACGCCAACCCCCCAACCCTGCTTTTGCCTATAGCCCACATGCTCTCAGGTGGCGACCCTGCCGACTTGGCTTTCCTCCAGAGAGCCTTTCCCCGCCTGTATGCCTGGTTCTCATGGCTCCAtcagagccaggcagggccagtgCCACTCTCCTACCGCTGGCGGGGCCGGGACTCAGCCTTGCCAACCCTGTTGAACCCCAAGACGCTGCCCTCGGGGCTGGATGACTACCCCAGGGCTTCACACCCTTCCGCAATGGAGCGGCACCTGGACCTGCGGTGCTGGGTGGCACTGGGTGCCCGTGTGCTGACCCAGCTGGCAGAGCAGCTAGGGGAGATGGAGgcggctgcagagctgggctcaCTGGCCGCGTCACTGGAGGCAGAAGAGAGTCTGAATGAGCTACACTGGGCCTCTGAGCTGGGGGTCTTTGCAGACTTTGGGAACCACACAAAAGCAGTACAGCTGAAGCCTAGGCCCCCTCAGGGGCTGGTTCGGGTGGTGGGCCGGCCCCACCCTCGCTTGCAGTATGTGGATGCCCTGGGCTATGTCACTCTTTTCCCCTTGCTGCTGCGACTGCTGGACCCCAAATCATcccaccttgggcccctgctggacGTTCTGGCCGACAGCCGCCATCTCTGGAGTCCCTATGGCCTGCGCTCCCTCGCAGCCTCCAGCTCCTTTTATGGGCAGCGCAATTCCGAGCACGATCCTCCCTACTGGCGGGGTGCTGTGTGGCTGAATATCAACTACCTGGCCTTAGGAGCTCTCCACCACTACGGGCATCTGGAGGGTCCTCACCAGGCCAGGGCTGCCAAACTGCACAGTGAGCTCCGTGCCAATGTGGTGGGCAATGTGTGGCGGCAGTACCAGGCTACAGGTTTCCTCTGGGAGCAGTACAGTGACCGGGATGGGCGGGGCATGGGCTGCCGCCctttccagggctggaccagccttGTCTTACTAGCCATGGCTGAAGACTACTGA
- the MOGS gene encoding mannosyl-oligosaccharide glucosidase isoform X1 produces MKTRSPQPLLTGLMWAQQGATPGTPKLRHTCEQGDGVGPFGWEFHDGLSFGRQHIQDGALRLTTEFVKRPGGQHGGDWSWRVTVEPQASGTSALPLVSLFFYVVTDGKEVLLPEVGAKGQLKFISGHTSELGDFRLTLMPPTSPGDTAPKYGSYNVFWSSNPGLALLTEMVKSRLNSWFQHRPPGAPPERYLGLPASLKWEDSSPSGRGQGQGQFLIQQVTLKVPFSLELVFESGSAQAAGNQALERLAGSSLTQALESHAAAFRMRFEKTFQLGKKGLSPGEQALGHAALSGLLGGVGYFYGQGLVLPDMGLEGSEHKLDPALFPPVPLFSAVPSRSFFPRGFLWDEGFHQLVVQRWDPRLTREALGHWLGLLNADGWIGREQILGDEARARVPPEFLVQRAAHANPPTLLLPIAHMLSGGDPADLAFLQRAFPRLYAWFSWLHQSQAGPVPLSYRWRGRDSALPTLLNPKTLPSGLDDYPRASHPSAMERHLDLRCWVALGARVLTQLAEQLGEMEAAAELGSLAASLEAEESLNELHWASELGVFADFGNHTKAVQLKPRPPQGLVRVVGRPHPRLQYVDALGYVTLFPLLLRLLDPKSSHLGPLLDVLADSRHLWSPYGLRSLAASSSFYGQRNSEHDPPYWRGAVWLNINYLALGALHHYGHLEGPHQARAAKLHSELRANVVGNVWRQYQATGFLWEQYSDRDGRGMGCRPFQGWTSLVLLAMAEDY; encoded by the exons ATGAAGACTCGCAGCCCGCAACCCCTCCTCACCG GACTGATGTGGGCGCAGCAGGGCGCCACCCCGGGGACCCCTAAGCTCAGGCACACGTGTGAGCAGGGGGACGGCGTGGGTCCCTTTGGCTGGGAGTTCCATGACGGCCTCTCCTTCGGGCGGCAACACATCCAGGATGGGGCCTTAAGGCTCACCACTGAGTTCGTCAAGAGGCCTGGGGGTCAGCACGGAGGGGACTGGAGCTGGAGAGTGACTGTAGAGCCTCAG GCCTCAGGTACCTCTGCCCTCCCTTTGGTCTCCCTGTTCTTCTATGTGGTGACAGATGGCAAGGAAGTCCTACTACCAGAGGTCGGGGCCAAGGGGCAGTTGAAATTCATCAGTGGGCATACCAGTGAACTTGGTGACTTCCGTCTTACACTTATGCCACCAACCAGCCCAGGGGATACTGCCCCCAAGTATGGCAG CTACAATGTCTTCTGGTCCTCCAACCCAGGACTGGCCTTGCTGACAGAAATGGTGAAGAGTCGCCTAAATAGCTGGTTTCAGCATCggcccccaggggctcctcctgAACGCTACCTTGGCTTGCCAGCATCTCTGAAATGGGAGGATAGCAGCCCAAGTGGGCGAGGGCAAGGACAAGGCCAGTTCTTGATACAGCAGGTGACACTGAAAGTCCCCTTCTCTTTGGAGTTGGTGTTTGAGTCAGGTAGTGCCCAGGCAGCAGGAAACCAAGCCCTGGAGAGACTGGCAGGCAGCTCgctgacccaggccctggagagccATGCCGCCGCGTTCAGAATGCGCTTTGAGAAGACCTTCCAGCTAGGGAAGAAGGGCCTGAGCCCTGGCGAGCAGGCTTTAGGTCACGCTGCCCTCAGCGGCCTCCTGGGTGGAGTTGGCTACTTCTacggacaggggctggtgctgccggACATGGGGCTGGAAGGGTCTGAGCACAAGCTCGACCCAGCCCTCTTTCCACCTGTCCCCCTTTTCTCAGCAGTGCCTTCGCGGTCATTCTTCCCACGAGGCTTCCTTTGGGATGAGGGCTTTCACCAGCTGGTGGTGCAGCGGTGGGATCCCCGCCTCACTCGGGAGGCCCTAGGCCACTGGTTGGGGCTGCTCAATGCCGATGGCTGGATTGGGCGGGAACAAATACTTGGGGATGAGGCCCGAGCCCGGGTGCCCCCAGAATTCCTGGTGCAGCGGGCAGCCCACGCCAACCCCCCAACCCTGCTTTTGCCTATAGCCCACATGCTCTCAGGTGGCGACCCTGCCGACTTGGCTTTCCTCCAGAGAGCCTTTCCCCGCCTGTATGCCTGGTTCTCATGGCTCCAtcagagccaggcagggccagtgCCACTCTCCTACCGCTGGCGGGGCCGGGACTCAGCCTTGCCAACCCTGTTGAACCCCAAGACGCTGCCCTCGGGGCTGGATGACTACCCCAGGGCTTCACACCCTTCCGCAATGGAGCGGCACCTGGACCTGCGGTGCTGGGTGGCACTGGGTGCCCGTGTGCTGACCCAGCTGGCAGAGCAGCTAGGGGAGATGGAGgcggctgcagagctgggctcaCTGGCCGCGTCACTGGAGGCAGAAGAGAGTCTGAATGAGCTACACTGGGCCTCTGAGCTGGGGGTCTTTGCAGACTTTGGGAACCACACAAAAGCAGTACAGCTGAAGCCTAGGCCCCCTCAGGGGCTGGTTCGGGTGGTGGGCCGGCCCCACCCTCGCTTGCAGTATGTGGATGCCCTGGGCTATGTCACTCTTTTCCCCTTGCTGCTGCGACTGCTGGACCCCAAATCATcccaccttgggcccctgctggacGTTCTGGCCGACAGCCGCCATCTCTGGAGTCCCTATGGCCTGCGCTCCCTCGCAGCCTCCAGCTCCTTTTATGGGCAGCGCAATTCCGAGCACGATCCTCCCTACTGGCGGGGTGCTGTGTGGCTGAATATCAACTACCTGGCCTTAGGAGCTCTCCACCACTACGGGCATCTGGAGGGTCCTCACCAGGCCAGGGCTGCCAAACTGCACAGTGAGCTCCGTGCCAATGTGGTGGGCAATGTGTGGCGGCAGTACCAGGCTACAGGTTTCCTCTGGGAGCAGTACAGTGACCGGGATGGGCGGGGCATGGGCTGCCGCCctttccagggctggaccagccttGTCTTACTAGCCATGGCTGAAGACTACTGA